TAATGTAGGGCCTGTGATCAATTTAGCCAAATGACCGCTGCTATCCAGTGGATACCCCCTAGAAAGGCACAGGCCCACTGATCGTAACGGGTGGCAATCCCCCGGCATTGCTTCCACTTGGCAAAGAGGTTCTCAATCAGGTGTCGCCAGCGGTACTTGTCTCGGTCAAACTCACAGGATTCCTTTTGATTGGACTTCGGTGGAATC
This region of SAR324 cluster bacterium genomic DNA includes:
- a CDS encoding transposase is translated as IPPKSNQKESCEFDRDKYRWRHLIENLFAKWKQCRGIATRYDQWACAFLGGIHWIAAVIWLN